One genomic segment of Erythrolamprus reginae isolate rEryReg1 chromosome 2, rEryReg1.hap1, whole genome shotgun sequence includes these proteins:
- the PIANP gene encoding PILR alpha-associated neural protein translates to METSFCHRRFPLVSRFHLLHFWLLLLLASAVPLHSAWSLRTRGLLAARPLCSYRSPTASRSFCIWDKNLPTEKTGFHSTSLRLRSMVSKGAGQRHAIRLRRQAQGIRPATPSGFEDGPSSSQYPWAIVWGPTVSVDEGGEASSANPGFPLLDYAFVSSNGMATAQPNSHSLLHNEGLNLRQTPATLPPFLFGPRGEGVDPQLYVTITISVIIILVAMGIILKFCWDRNQKRRHHSSQQSELQQQESQQPLTDLSPATVSILGPYSDSQVPIPEMVESGQVLESLEKLESLGKSSAFQLNRIPLVNL, encoded by the exons ATGGAAACTAGTTTCTG CCATAGGAGGTTCCCTCTGGTCTCCCGCTTCCATTTGCTGCACTTCTGgctgctcctcctcctcgcctCAGCAGTTCCGTTGCACAGCGCCTGGTCTCTTCGGACCCGTGGTCTTCTGGCAGCCCGGCCATTGTGCAGCTACCGGAGCCCCACAGCATCCAGATCTTTCTGCATCTGGGATAAGAACCTGCCCACGGAGAAAACAGGATTCCACTCTACCTCACTGCGGCTGCGCTCTATGGTTTCCAAAGGGGCTGGCCAACGCCATGCCATACGGCTGAGGCGTCAAGCCCAAGGGATCCGGCCTGCTACCCCATCTGGCTTTGAGGATGGCCCTTCCTCGTCTCAGTACCCCTGGGCCATTGTTTGGGGTCCCACGGTCTCAGTTGATGAGGGAGGGGAGGCCAGCTCTGCCAATCCAGGCTTTCCACTTTTGGATTATGCCTTTGTTtcatccaatggaatggcaacaGCACAACCCAATTCCCACTCACTGTTACACAATGAAGGGCTCAACCTGCGTCAGACCCCAGCCACTCTACCACCCTTCCTCTTTGGACCTCGGGGAGAAG GTGTGGACCCCCAACTTTACGTCACCATTACAATCTCTGTCATTATCATCCTTGTTGCCATGGGAATAATACTCAAATTCTG CTGGGACCGGAATCAAAAGCGCCGTCACCATTCCAGCCAGCAAAGCGAATTGCAGCAGCAGGAGAGCCAGCAGCCTTTAACAGACCTGTCACCTGCCACGGTCAGCATCCTAGGGCCCTACAGCGATTCGCAGGTTCCTATTCCAGAGATGGTGGAAAGTGGACAAGTATTGGAAAGCTTGGAGAAGCTGGAGAGTCTAGGGAAGTCCAGTGCCTTCCAGCTCAACAG GATTCCACTGGTGAACTTGTGA